In Porites lutea chromosome 1, jaPorLute2.1, whole genome shotgun sequence, a single genomic region encodes these proteins:
- the LOC140950232 gene encoding T-complex protein 1 subunit theta-like isoform X2: MVGTLLESNFKNLSSIPLMNESRNLFPDHETTPTSEEIDHCDEIKVSGIGDSSVTIFKQEREETAVSTVVIRGSTENIMDDIERAVDDGVNTFKALTRDDRFVPGAGATEIELAKQISSFGETWAGLEQYAMDKFGESLEVIPRTLAENAGVKPAELISKLKAAHKGGDKNAGFDNEGGGAAVKDAVKAGILDLYLAKHWAIKFATDAAVTVLRVDLIIMSKPAGGPKPKDNPNWDED, translated from the exons atggTAGGAACATTGCTTGAGTCAAAC tttaaaaactTGAGCAGCATTCCTTTGATGAATGAAAGCAGAAATCTGTTTCCTGATCATGAG ACAACTCCCACATCAGAGGAGATAGACCACTGTGATGAAATCAAGGTGTCAGGGATTGGTGACTCTTCGGTTACTATTTTTAAACAAG AGCGCGAGGAGACGGCTGTATCTACTGTTGTAATCCGGGGTTCCACCGAGAATATCATGGACGATATTGAGCGAGCTGTTGATGATGGAGTGAACACGTTTAAAGCGCTCACCCGCGATGATCGCTTTGTACCAGGGGCTGGTGCCACGGAAATTGAACTGGCTAAGCAGATATCCAGCTTTGGAGAG ACTTGGGCAGGCCTTGAACAATATGCCATGGACAAATTTGGCGAATCCTTGGAGGTCATTCCCAGGACCCTCGCGGAAAATGCTGGCGTGAAGCCCGCAGAGCTGATATCTAAGCTCAAAGCTGCCCACAAGGGTGGGGATAAAAATGCTGGCTTTGATAACGAG GGTGGTGGAGCTGCAGTGAAAGACGCAGTAAAAGCAGGAATCTTAGACTTGTATCTTGCAAAGCACTGGGCTATCAAGTTCGCCACTGATGCAGCTGTTACAGTACTTAGAGTGGATCTG ATTATCATGTCCAAACCGGCGGGAGGACCAAAGCCTAAAGACAATCCAAACTGGGATGAAGATTGA
- the LOC140950232 gene encoding T-complex protein 1 subunit theta-like isoform X1, which yields MKAEICFLIMRLNSKFDLRSLGRSVGATILPKFTTPTSEEIDHCDEIKVSGIGDSSVTIFKQEREETAVSTVVIRGSTENIMDDIERAVDDGVNTFKALTRDDRFVPGAGATEIELAKQISSFGETWAGLEQYAMDKFGESLEVIPRTLAENAGVKPAELISKLKAAHKGGDKNAGFDNEGGGAAVKDAVKAGILDLYLAKHWAIKFATDAAVTVLRVDLIIMSKPAGGPKPKDNPNWDED from the exons ATGAAAGCAGAAATCTGTTTCCTGATCATGAG GTTAAATTCAAAGTTTGATTTGAGAAGTCTCGGTCGATCAGTTGGGGCTACAATACTTCCAAAATTT ACAACTCCCACATCAGAGGAGATAGACCACTGTGATGAAATCAAGGTGTCAGGGATTGGTGACTCTTCGGTTACTATTTTTAAACAAG AGCGCGAGGAGACGGCTGTATCTACTGTTGTAATCCGGGGTTCCACCGAGAATATCATGGACGATATTGAGCGAGCTGTTGATGATGGAGTGAACACGTTTAAAGCGCTCACCCGCGATGATCGCTTTGTACCAGGGGCTGGTGCCACGGAAATTGAACTGGCTAAGCAGATATCCAGCTTTGGAGAG ACTTGGGCAGGCCTTGAACAATATGCCATGGACAAATTTGGCGAATCCTTGGAGGTCATTCCCAGGACCCTCGCGGAAAATGCTGGCGTGAAGCCCGCAGAGCTGATATCTAAGCTCAAAGCTGCCCACAAGGGTGGGGATAAAAATGCTGGCTTTGATAACGAG GGTGGTGGAGCTGCAGTGAAAGACGCAGTAAAAGCAGGAATCTTAGACTTGTATCTTGCAAAGCACTGGGCTATCAAGTTCGCCACTGATGCAGCTGTTACAGTACTTAGAGTGGATCTG ATTATCATGTCCAAACCGGCGGGAGGACCAAAGCCTAAAGACAATCCAAACTGGGATGAAGATTGA